The following are encoded in a window of Struthio camelus isolate bStrCam1 chromosome Z, bStrCam1.hap1, whole genome shotgun sequence genomic DNA:
- the TBC1D2 gene encoding TBC1 domain family member 2A isoform X2: protein MKKGPESVTCPLDGIPSKLAESDLDSNSSNGASAKEKDMLSAPEELETVQLKASREKPRKKLCGYLNKLGIKGPIKTWKSRWFFYDENKCHLAYFRTAQDVNPLGTIDLSNASLDCKLENGEGIFEIRTPNRVFTLKAISKQAMMYWLQQLQLRRWEFCNAQSRFPVGSFQLVNEPLLGRTNVVDSEDFLPPVKTPTEAVGLKAASLPAPQTSTALQNISLKHPWTEIQNTVYNICGSKQLWGNNGNVFSFDEFQEHPENLDEEQEAEMEAGCEVKQGTPEDGRTEPRLNWARKAKWMNSGFPGLAEELHRERSPMDKVGVLQQQILTLTEEVKSQKELVKLLHKALEAAQQEKRVSSMYLTAAEDKDRLELVRHKVRQIADLTTRLEALEKEKKELEQTVIMRESHIQELKEHVQLLMEKNHAKQQVIMALTEQMARELSDPLQETNAITVETLYKQQEEIEHLKDDIDAYKTQNQFLNSEIHQVTRLWTSVAENEKALLMKCACLQAQNCKMESKYLMVLRKLQEAVPLLPSSHAELVRNLIQEALQWDVKEGAEEGLNLNPVSEYDEYGFMTVPEYEVEDWKLLAKIQALEIKSNNLRSQEVVEKPLRDRWNSVGELSPSAELKSLIRSGIPVEHRQRVWRWIVSRHCSHPPDHYQQLLRQSESTEHPACRQIELDLPRTLTNNKHFSSPTSPLIPKLRRVLLAFSWHNPAIGYCQGLNRLAAVALLVLEDEESAFWCLVHIVENLMPADYYSNTLITSQRFPS, encoded by the exons atgaaaaaaggaCCAGAAAGTGTAACATGTCCCCTGGATGGAATTCCAAGCAAGTTAGCAGAGTCAGATCTGGACAGTAACAGCAGCAATGGAGCCTcagcaaaagagaaagacatGCTGTCCGCTCCTGAAGAACTGGAAACTGTACAGCTGAAAGCCAGTAgagaaaaacccagaaaaaaactCTGTGGCTATTTAAATAAACTGGGCATCAAGGGGCCAATCAAGACTTGGAAGTCTCGCTGGTTCTTTTACGATGAAAACAAATGTCACTTAGCATACTTCAGAACTGCACAGGATGTCAACCCTTTGGGGACTATTGATCTCTCCAATGCCAGCCTTGACTGCAAGTTAGAAAACGGGGAAGGGATTTTTGAGATCAGAACACCAAACAGAGTTTTTACTTTGAAG GCAATCAGCAAACAGGCAATGATGTACTGGCTGCAGCAGCTACAATTGAGACGCTGGGAATTTTGCAATGCTCAGAGTAGATTTCCTGTGGGCAGCTTCCAGCTTGTGAATGAACCACTGCTTGGCAGAACAA ATGTTGTCGACAGTGAAGACTTTCTGCCTCCAGTCAAGACACCAACAGAAGCGGTGGGTTTAAAAGCAGCCTCTTTGCCTGCACCCCAGACATctactgctttgcagaacatcTCCCTTAAGCATCCCTGGACAGAGATACA AAACACAGTCTACAATATCTGTGGCTCCAAGCAGCTCTGGGGGAACAATGGGAATGTCTTTAGTTTTGATGAATTCCAGGAGCATCCTGAGAACCTGGATGAAGAGCAAGAGGCAGAGATGGAGGCAGGGTGTGAAG TTAAGCAGGGAACTCCAGAGGATGGGAGGACAGAGCCCAGGTTGAACTGGGCTAGGAAAGCCAAGTGGATGAACAGTGGTTTCCCAGGCTTGGCTGAAGAGTTGCACCGGGAGAGGAGCCCAATGGATAAAGTGGGCGTCCTGCAGCAACAGATCCTGACACTCACAGAAGAAGTCAAGTCACAAAAG GAGCTGGTTAAACTTCTCCACAAAGCTCTGGAGGCAGCCCAACAGGAGAAGCGAGTGTCCAGCATGTACCTCACTGCAGCAGAGGATAAGGACAGACTGGAGCTGGTGCGCCACAAAGTGAGGCAAATTGCAGATCTAACCACTCGGTTGGAAGctcttgagaaagaaaagaaagaactggagcagACGGTGATCATGAGAGAGAGCCACATCCAGGAACTCAAAGAGCACGTGCAGCTTTTGATGGAAAAGAACCATGCCAAACAGCAAGTCATCATGGCCTTGACGGAGCAGATGGCCCGAGAGCTCTCTGATCCCCTGCAGGAAACCAACGCTATCACCGTAGAAACGTTGTATAAACAGCAGGAGGAAATTGAGCACTTGAAG GATGATATTGATGCATACAAAACCCAGAACCAGTTTCTGAACTCGGAGATCCACCAGGTTACTCGACTCTGGACTAGTGTTGCTGAGAATGAGAAAGCACTTCTGATGAAG TGCGCTTGCCTGCAAGCCCAAAACTGCAAGATGGAGAGCAAATACCTGATGGTCTTGCGGAAGCTGCAGGAGGCTGTGCCTCTCCTGCCCAGCTCCCATGCTGAGTTGGTGAGGAACCTCATCCAGGAAGCACTCCAGTGGGATGTgaaggaaggagcagaagaaGGTCTTAACCTGAACCCTGTAAG TGAGTACGATGAGTATGGATTTATGACTGTGCCTGAATATGAAGTTGAGGACTGGAAACTTCTGGCCAAAATCCAAGCCTTGGAGATAAAATCCAACAACCTGCGGAGCCAGGAGGTAGTGGAGAAGCCTCTCCGTGACAGGTGGAATAGTGTTGGAGAGCTGAGCCCCTCTGCGGAGTTGAAGAGCCTGATCCGAAGCGGCATCCCTGTGGAGCATCGCCAGCGGGTCTGGAGGTGGATTGTCAGCCGACACTGCAGCCACCCCCCTGACCACTACCAGCAGTTATTAAGGCAGAGTGAGAGCACCGAGCACCCAGCTTGCCGGCAGATTGAGCTTGACCTGCCCCGCACACTGACCAACAACAAACATTTTTCCTCTCCTACCTCCCCGCTCATCCCCAAGCTCCGGAGGGTGCTGCTGGCTTTCTCCTGGCACAATCCTGCTATTGGATACTGCCAGGGACTGAACAG ATTGGCAGCTGTTGCCCTCCTGGTGCTGGAAGATGAGGAAAGTGCATTCTGGTGCCTAGTCCACATTGTGGAGAACCTAATGCCTGCAGACTATTACAGCAACACACTGATAACATCACAG CGTTTCCCCTCATGA